The sequence TGTGGCTACGGAAGCATCACCAGGTCACGATGTTGGAATCGTATCTTTATCAGGAGAATTAGTAAAAATTCAAATGAAAAAGAAAAATGTGCCAATAGGAAGTGAATTGGCAAAAATATATAGAAAAGCATCACAAAAAGATATTGACATTTGGAGCGAAGCTAGAAAAAAAGAAGAGGTAATAAGAATGCGTGCTAGAGAATTAGCAATCGCTCTAAATTTGGAAATGAAAATTTCAGATGTTGAATTTCAGGGCGATAGCTCAAAGGCAACGTTTTATTACACTGCAAATGATAGGGTAGATTTCCGTCAGTTGATTAAGGATTTCGCAAGAGAGTTTAGTATTCGTATCGAGATGAAACAAGTAGGTTTTCGTCAAGAAGCATCTAGACTAGGGGGAATAGGTTCTTGTGGTAGAGAACTGTGTTGTTCTACGTGGTTAACCGATTTTAGAAGTGTGAACACTTCAGCAGCTCGTTACCAACAATTGTCTTTAAATCCTCAAAAATTAGCAGGACAATGTGGGAAGTTAAAATGTTGTTTAAATTATGAGTTAGATACTTATTTAGATGCATTGAAAGATTTTCCAGATTTAGATACAAAACTATACACGGAAAAAGGAAATGCAAATTGTCAAAAAGTTGATATTTTCAAGGAGTTGATGTGGTTTTCGTATGAAAATCAACCAGCACATTGGCATGTCTTATCTGTTTCTAGTGTAAGAGAGATTTTAGATTTAAATAAACAGAAAATTAGAGTTGAAGCAATTGAAGAATTCGTGGTTGAAACAACGAAAGAGATTGAGAATAATTTCCAAAACGTTGTAGGGCAAGATAGTTTAACACGTTTTGATAATAAGACAAAAAAGCGCAGTAATAAAAGCAGTAATAAAAACAAAAAGCGTAGTAAGGTTGTGGTTCAAGGAGATGCAACAAAAACAATAAGCCGACCAAAGAAAGTAGATCAAAAACAGACAGCACAGCCAAAACAAGCAGCACAGCCGAAAAAACAGTCTACTTCTCCAAAGCAATCAGCTGCTCCTAAAAAAGCAAACCAATCGAAACCAATAATTAAAAAAAATGATTCTAAGAAAAAATAAAATAATATTATTTTTTATAATGTCGGTATTTTTTATTTCTTGTGATGAAAAAAGGGTATTTGACGAGTATAAAGAAATGGGAGGAGTATGGAAAAAAGAAGATGTAAAGCGTTTTGTTTTTAAACAAGAAGATACAATCAATCCTTATAATCTATTTTTGAATATTAGAAATACAAATGAGTATCCATTTAGAAACTTGTTTGTAATTGTTAATTTGAAACAACCAGATAACCTAGTTAAGGTAGATACCTTAGAATATTTAATGACCAATCCGGACGGTTCTTTGTTGGGAGAAGGTTTTTCAGATGTTAAGGAAAGTAAGCTGTGGTATCAAGAAAAATTTGTTTTTAAGCAAAAAGGAGAATATGTTTTAGAAGTTCAACAGGCTTTAAGAGAAACAGGTAGTGTTTCAGGTGTTGAAGAATTAAAAGGAGTAACAGATATAGGTTTTAGAATAGAAAAAGTAAAGTAATATGGCTACTAAAAAAAAGGTAAAGAATAATTTTTCTAAATACATTAGAATTTTTTGGATAACCTTCATATCGGGTTTTTCATTGATAATTTTATTGTTTTTGTTTGCTTCATGGGGATTTTTTGGAGCAATGCCAACTTTTGAAAATTTGGAAAATCCAGATTCTAACGTGGCAACAGAAATAATTTCTTCAGACGGAGTTGTTTTGGGTAAGTTTTATGCGCAAAATAGAGTGCCAATAAAATATGAAGATCTTCCAAAGCATTTGGTTCAAGCATTAGTTGCTACAGAAGACGAGCGTTTTTACGACCACTCAGGTATAGATCCTCGCGGTACTATTAGAGCAGTTGTTATGCTTGGAAGAGATGGAGGAGCAAGTACAATCACACAACAATTAGCTAAATTGTTATTTCATGGAGAGAGATCTAAAAATATTTTTGAAGCGATTGCGCAGAAAATCAAGGAATGGATTATCGCAGTTCGTTTAGAGCGTCAATATACGAAACAAGAAATTGTAGCAATGTATTTAAATCAGGTTGACTTTGTTAATGGAGCCATTGGAATTCGTTCTGCATCTAAAATTTATTTTAATAAAGAGCCTAAAGATTTAAAAGTAGAAGAAGCAGCTCTTTTTGTTGGAATGTTGGTAAATCCTTCGCTTCATAATCCTCGTCGTGAGTCTAGAATTGTAATGATTAAAGATAGAAGAAATACTGTTCTTGGGCAAATGGAAAGAAGTGGTTTTTTAACTAAGGCAAAGAAAGAAGAATTGCAAAAAACACCAATAACATTAGATTATAAACCTGAAAGTCATAAAGAAGGAATTGCAACCTATTTTAGAGAGTACCTTAAGGTGTATATGAAAGATTGGACGAAAGAGCATTTAAAAGAAGATGGCTCAGAATATGATATTTATAGAGATGGATTAAGAATATATACTACAATCGATTCTCGTATGCAAAAACATGCTGAAGAAGCTGTAGCAGAACATTTAACTATTCTGCAAGCAAAGTTTTTTGCAGAAGCTAAAGGGAAGAAAAATGCACCTTTTTTAAAAATATCAACAGATGAAACAGAAGCAATTGTAAAAAGAGCAATGAAGAATTCTGAAAGATGGAGAATACTAAAAGAAGAAGGAAAATCAGAAGGTGAGATATTAAAATCATTCGATGTAAAAACAAAGATGAAAGTGTTTTCTTGGAAAGGAGAGAGAGATACTATTATGACGCCAAGAGATTCTATTATCTATTACAAGCATATACTTCAAGTAGGAATGATGGCTATGGAGCCACAAACGGGTCATATCAAAGCTTGGGTTGGAGGAAATAATTACAAACATTTTCAATATGATCATGTTGGTCAAGGAGCAAGACAAGTTGGTTCAACATTTAAACCATTTGTTTATTCTACAGCAATGGAACAATTAGGAATGTCTCCTTGTGATTCTATTATCGATGGACCTTTTACGATTCCGAAAGGAAAATGGGGAATTTCTAAAGATTGGTCGCCTACAAATTCAAGTGGGAAATACATGGGAATGGTAACATTGAAACAAGCTTTGGCAAATTCATTAAATCCTGTTTCTGCGAAGTTAATGGACAGAGTAGGTCCTCAGGCGGTTGTTGATATGGCACATGATTTGGGTGTTACTTCTGAAATTCCAGTTACGCCGGCTATTGCATTAGGAAGTGTCGAGATTACGGTGAAAGAAATGGTTGGAGCTTTTAGTACATTCGTTAATCAAGGAGTTTATATTAAGCCTTCTTTTATTACTAGAATAGAAGATAAGAACGGTGTTATATTGGATCAATTAATTCCAGAGTCTAAAGATGTAATGAATAAAGATGTGGCTTATGCTATCATAAAGTTAATGGAAGGTGTAACACAATCGGGTACAGGTGCTCGTTTGAGAGGAGGATATGTAAACGGATTAACGTCATATAAGTATAGGTTTAGTAATCCAATTGCTGGAAAAACAGGAACAACACAGAATAATTCCGACGGATGGTTTATTGGTATGGTACCAAATCTTGCTGCGGGTGTTTGGGTTGGAAATGAAGATCGATCGGCGCATTTTAGAAGAACGCTCTACGGACAAGGGGCTTGTATGTCTCTGCCGATTTGGGGATTGTTTATGGATAAGTGTTATAAAGATAAAGACTTGAGTGTGTCTAAAGGTGCTTTTGAAAAACCAGATAAGATTACAATAAGTGTAGACTGTAGTAAAGTTGTTCCTACTGTTGATTCGACAGATGTTGAAGATGTAGATATGAATCAATTTGATACTTAGAGGGTAATTTTTCTATGTTGAAGCAGTTATAAATTGAAAAAAACCAAGTTTTGTTGATTAGTAAAATAGTTGTATAAAACGAAATAAAAAAAAATATGATTAATCGTAAAGTAAATAATGTAACAGAGGCATTGCAAGGCATTGAAGACGGAATGACAATTATGTTAGGAGGGTTTGGATTATGTGGAATTCCTGAAAATAGTATTGCAGAATTAGTAAATAAAAAAACAACAAATCTAACTTGTATCTCTAATAATGCAGGTGTTGATGATTTTGGATTGGGATTATTATTGCATAATCGTCAAATAAAAAAAATGATTTCTTCTTATGTGGGAGAAAATGCTGAATTTGAAAGACAAATGCTTTCAGGAGAATTAGATGTAGAATTAACACCACAAGGAACATTGGCAGAAAAATGCCGTGCAGCTCAAGCTGGTATTCCTGCGTTTTTCACTCCTGCTGGTTTTGGTACTGAAGTTGCAGAAGGAAAAGAAACAAGAGCGTTTAATGGAAAAATGCATGTAATGGAACATGCTTTTAATGCCGATTTTGCGATTGTTAAAGCTTGGAAAGGTGATGAAGCAGGTAATTTGATTTTTAAAGGTACGGCAAGAAACTTCAATGCGGTTATGGCGGGTGCTGGTAAAATTACTATTGCTGAGGTAGAAGAATTGGTTCCTGCTGGAACATTAGACCCAAATCAAATTCATATTCCTGGAATTATGGTGAATCGTATTTTTCAAGGTGAAAAATTTGAAAAGAGAATTGAGCAAAGAACGGTAAGACAAAAAAGTTAATCATGGCATTAGATAAAAATCAAATAGCACAAAGAATAGCGAAAGAAGTAAAAGACGGATATTATGTTAATTTAGGTATCGGAATTCCGACTTTAGTAGCTAATTATGTACGTGAAGATATTTCAGTTGAATTTCAAAGTGAAAATGGAGTTTTAGGTATGGGACCATTTCCGTT is a genomic window of Flavobacterium jumunjinense containing:
- a CDS encoding PSP1 domain-containing protein, whose translation is MACNNCSTGTKDGVPKGCNNKGSCGTGSCNKLTVFDWLSNMTLPQGQEPFDCVEIRFKNGRKEFFRNTEKLTLSMGDIVATEASPGHDVGIVSLSGELVKIQMKKKNVPIGSELAKIYRKASQKDIDIWSEARKKEEVIRMRARELAIALNLEMKISDVEFQGDSSKATFYYTANDRVDFRQLIKDFAREFSIRIEMKQVGFRQEASRLGGIGSCGRELCCSTWLTDFRSVNTSAARYQQLSLNPQKLAGQCGKLKCCLNYELDTYLDALKDFPDLDTKLYTEKGNANCQKVDIFKELMWFSYENQPAHWHVLSVSSVREILDLNKQKIRVEAIEEFVVETTKEIENNFQNVVGQDSLTRFDNKTKKRSNKSSNKNKKRSKVVVQGDATKTISRPKKVDQKQTAQPKQAAQPKKQSTSPKQSAAPKKANQSKPIIKKNDSKKK
- a CDS encoding gliding motility lipoprotein GldH, yielding MILRKNKIILFFIMSVFFISCDEKRVFDEYKEMGGVWKKEDVKRFVFKQEDTINPYNLFLNIRNTNEYPFRNLFVIVNLKQPDNLVKVDTLEYLMTNPDGSLLGEGFSDVKESKLWYQEKFVFKQKGEYVLEVQQALRETGSVSGVEELKGVTDIGFRIEKVK
- a CDS encoding penicillin-binding protein 1A; this translates as MATKKKVKNNFSKYIRIFWITFISGFSLIILLFLFASWGFFGAMPTFENLENPDSNVATEIISSDGVVLGKFYAQNRVPIKYEDLPKHLVQALVATEDERFYDHSGIDPRGTIRAVVMLGRDGGASTITQQLAKLLFHGERSKNIFEAIAQKIKEWIIAVRLERQYTKQEIVAMYLNQVDFVNGAIGIRSASKIYFNKEPKDLKVEEAALFVGMLVNPSLHNPRRESRIVMIKDRRNTVLGQMERSGFLTKAKKEELQKTPITLDYKPESHKEGIATYFREYLKVYMKDWTKEHLKEDGSEYDIYRDGLRIYTTIDSRMQKHAEEAVAEHLTILQAKFFAEAKGKKNAPFLKISTDETEAIVKRAMKNSERWRILKEEGKSEGEILKSFDVKTKMKVFSWKGERDTIMTPRDSIIYYKHILQVGMMAMEPQTGHIKAWVGGNNYKHFQYDHVGQGARQVGSTFKPFVYSTAMEQLGMSPCDSIIDGPFTIPKGKWGISKDWSPTNSSGKYMGMVTLKQALANSLNPVSAKLMDRVGPQAVVDMAHDLGVTSEIPVTPAIALGSVEITVKEMVGAFSTFVNQGVYIKPSFITRIEDKNGVILDQLIPESKDVMNKDVAYAIIKLMEGVTQSGTGARLRGGYVNGLTSYKYRFSNPIAGKTGTTQNNSDGWFIGMVPNLAAGVWVGNEDRSAHFRRTLYGQGACMSLPIWGLFMDKCYKDKDLSVSKGAFEKPDKITISVDCSKVVPTVDSTDVEDVDMNQFDT
- a CDS encoding CoA transferase subunit A, with product MINRKVNNVTEALQGIEDGMTIMLGGFGLCGIPENSIAELVNKKTTNLTCISNNAGVDDFGLGLLLHNRQIKKMISSYVGENAEFERQMLSGELDVELTPQGTLAEKCRAAQAGIPAFFTPAGFGTEVAEGKETRAFNGKMHVMEHAFNADFAIVKAWKGDEAGNLIFKGTARNFNAVMAGAGKITIAEVEELVPAGTLDPNQIHIPGIMVNRIFQGEKFEKRIEQRTVRQKS